One window of Hippoglossus stenolepis isolate QCI-W04-F060 chromosome 1, HSTE1.2, whole genome shotgun sequence genomic DNA carries:
- the LOC118109154 gene encoding xaa-Pro dipeptidase — protein MVSLLQESFFHWAFAVTEPDCYGAIDVDSGKSILFVPKLLDSYATWMGEIFTKEHFKEKYAVDVVQYACDIVDVLSKLTPAVLLTLRGQNTDSGSICREASFEGISGFQVNNTLLHPVIVECRLIKNDMELEVLRYTNRISSEAHKILRAQRLTQIAFDQ, from the exons ATGGTTTCCCTTCTGCAGGAGTCCTTCTTCCACTGGGCCTTTGCAGTAACTGAGCCTGACTGTTACGGAGCCATTGATGTGGACTCTGGGAAATCCATCCTTTTCGTTCCCAAACTGCTGGACAGCTATGCCACCTGGATGGGAGA GATCTTTACTAAAGAGCACTTCAAGGAGAAGTACGCTGTTGATGTGGTGCAATACGCCTGTGAT ATTGTTGATGTCCTGTCCAAGCTGACACCAGCAGTGCTCCTAACGCTG CGAGGACAGAATACAGATAGTGGGAGCATCTGCCGTGAAGCCTCCTTTGAAGGAATTAGTGG gttcCAAGTGAACAACACTCTCTTACACCCAGTCATTGTGGAATG CCGTCTCATTAAGAATGATATGGAGCTTGAGGTCCTGCGCTACACCAACAGGATTTCCAGTGAAGCCCACAAAATA CTTAGAGCCCAGCGGTTAACACAGATAGCCTTTGACCAATAA